The DNA sequence CGATTTTGCCTGGAGAAGATGCGTGGGGAGAAGAGCCGTGGGTCAAGCCAGAGATCGCCGAGGGGGAGAGGGCTATTGTCGCATCTGCTGCAGGCTCGCCATCGTCGCCATCATGGAGCCTCGAGGAGGCCGTCACCGGTGCGAGCTCGCGGAGGGAGAGAGGGAGCCCGCGAAGTCGCTACTGAGCCGCCGTTGATGTGAGGAACAGAACACGCGAGAAGGGTTCGAGGCTGCGCTGTTAGCTGCTTTTAAATCCGAGGAATAGAACCTCTTCTGCTTCTGCTATCATGTCATCGTCTGCCCCTCTGGACGTCGCTGCTTTTGAATTGATATCGTGTCCTATCACTCGGATACCACTGCTATTAAGAGGCATTGATGAGGAAGAAGCACAAACCCTCCACGAGTAATACCACTGCTATGAAGAGGATGATGAGGAATCCTTATGAGTATCACCACAATCTGGGTTAGTTTCCTCTTTTTTCCCTATTTGTTAGTTATGACTGCCAACTGTTTGATATAATGATGGGTTTCctttgttaattatttgcattttgtATAAGTTACTAGAAAGAACGGTTAGTGATGTATTAATTTGTGTCTATTATATTAAATGCATAGCACAGTAATATGATTGCTGCTGCTGATGCAATCTGTGATTGATTTATTTCAGGTATGAATTACACACTTATAACTGACAATCTCATTGTGGGATCCCAATCACAGAAACCTGAAGACATCAATCACCTCAAGAAGGAAGAAGGTGTGACATACATTCTGAATTTGCAGCAAGATAAGGATGTAGAATATTGGGGAATAGACTTGAAGTCGATAAAAAGGAGGTGTCACAAACTCGATGTTCGAAATATGAGGAGGCCGGTAAGTAAAAAAGCTGTAAGCCTGCATTTCAGTCAATTTTGTTGAGAAAATAGACTCCCACTCTGAATTTTATAAAAGTATATACAACAATGCCAACTTATCTTGCTTAATGGCATTGTCATGAgatagaaattttaatttttcctaTCTGGTTAATACAATGTATGGCTAAGTCAAGGATCCATATACTTTTGGTGCAATTGACATTGCACTTTAAATGTGTTAGAAAACCTTTTTCTGAAAGAGTTGTGAGTTTGTTAAATGCTTTGCTTGCTTTTCTGAGACTGGATTATAATTCATAACTTGATATATTTTATAAATCTATTCTATTAGGCAATATACTTTGATCCAAACTTCTTACGAAATATTCTACCTAAAGCAGTTTCATCATTGGAATGGGCAATCTCAGAGGGAAAAGGAAGAGTTTATGTGCATTGTACTGTTGGACTTGGAAGAGCACCAGGGGTGACAATAGCTTATTTGTTCTAATTCTATGACATGAATGTGAGTTCTAAACTTCCACCTATCTTTGATTCAAGAAATGATTATCAAATTTGATATTGTTAAGTGTAATGTTATGGTTGCACTAATTTTCTAGCTCATGTTATGGAAAAACAGTATTTTTAATCTGTATGACAGATTAGTTCACAGTTTCTTAAGAACTCttaattattaagaaaagaatGTGTTATCTTTCTTGTGAATGAATTGTTATGGAATCCATGCCTGATGAGATAACAGCTTCCCTTATACAATGCTTGATTTATATAATGTAGCTTAGTGTATTCAATTGATGGTGGAGTAATGTATGACCGTGACTTATATGGAAAGAGGGATATAGAGTGTTGATCTTGATGTGGACCTGAAATCAGGAATAGGCTTTGAATTTTTGAGATAATTTTGGACTCAGATACATAATGGGGATAGAATAGAATAGGATTATATCTTTTGACACCAAAAGCTGCATTCTTATTCAATGCAAAAGCTGATGGATGATGCTGCAGCAGCAACACTAAGCTCTGAGGTGTTGCTTATTAAGCTAACTAATGTGGCAAAGTTATTATGAACATACAAAAATTGTGATGCATCTTACTCAATATGCTTCACCAACTCTATTTCAGTATATATCttctcttttttatctttttcattatatttaaatatatatgttgTCAATTAGTGAACATAACTCAAGTGAATTATGATATTTTATTGCATGGACTTGATTCATTGTGgggtgttttgtttttctttttctttttctccttgatTTGAAAGAAGGAAAATTGATGTTGTATATATCAAACTCCATCcttaacaagaagaaaaattgatGCTGTATATATCAAACTCCATCCTTAGGTGGGGCCTTGAATCTTTTTTTTACCTTAGGATGGATTCTTTACCAGTATttcattcattatttattttttagtcatTATTGGCAGTCTTCAGAAGACATGGGGGGTGACATGTACTGCCATTGAGAATGATGTAGATGTTTTGATGGCTACATATGCATTTCGTCTTAAAATTTTGCATGAAAGGGGACTTAATCTGTTAAACAAGGAAGGTATGGGCTTCCACTACATATATGAATTTGATGACTTATTGGAAATCTTACTTCAATTCTACTTATCAAACCATTTAACATGCAGCAGGAAATGATCAAGCAAAGCGTGTTCATTCTACTGACAAGAAACTCTCTATTCATAGTCAGCATGTAACCATGATCAATGGTTTACAAAGTCGTCACCCAAATTAGAGGATACATTAACTTTTTTGGTAGATACAATGAActgaatttatttattgaattttttagttgaattttgcTTGTGTAATAGATGTGCTCAAAGAAAAACTTAAAGAGCAACAAACACGGCAAGAGGAAGAATTAGCTAGAGTGAAATCTCAATTGAAAGCTCAACAAGTCGTACTCTTTCATAACGCATTTTGACGATGAAAGAAACTAGACAATTAAAGGTACTCTTAAAATtgcttatatttttaatacatattcttagatgattcatatattattagtatagcttaattgtatatggatctatttattatattttacttgtgtcatggttgaTAAATGATaaatgtcctattatttggtttgataaatttggttgtgtATTGGATGAGACATAAGTTGTGAATTGGTTATTTATGTTGGAACCGTAGACGGTGGAAATAtctaagttttaggggaggttctgccaaaatttttctaaacattttggataaaacttaatggaaaaaattataattagtgttatatcttgtttctaattttttgtttatgtttttcttatttacaggagtgctgaaatgATGACCACatgctaccttgagggctcaagaatattttgattcatagagacactaatctatgttagaacttttaacttttggttgaacttatgcaagacatataacttgtagaactaatcaatgtactcactaatgttattttcttttaaaacaattttagctaaaaggatcttgtttgaattatgtatgttttCTCATATTATATAGATGTAGACttgattattaaaatagttaatatattagttaattaaaaaataatttagtaaattatgcatgcaatttgtattaaaaaaattgttacaaaataattaatttgcttttgtaactaaagaaaaaaaatgttacaaaatcatgttacattttgtaacaaaattttatgataggaaaaaatagattGTCACCAAAAATATCTTGaatatcaaaatttgttaccacttttgtaacggcctctggttttttgtatcagaaaaatttgttgcaaaatatcattttgaattgtaacagttccatttttgttacaaaaactttttgtaacgggacatactgcaacggcccctttttttgttacaaaaaacttttgtttcaaaattttaattttttgtaacaatttttttttgttacaaatattattttttcttatagtGTAAGGAGTGTTGTTTCTAGATACAACTTTGATTAGTAAATTCATCAGCATGACTAATTCATTACTTGTTTAGTAAACCTATGAAGTCATATAGTAAAAGAATGTCCTGCTctttactaaatattttttaattattattttaatttgatcaaaCTAATAATGATCGTAACTACTTAAGAGAATATTTCTATACATTTTGCTGGCACTAAGagcccaataataataataatatgttagTGAAAAATAGTAAATATGACtaagaataattaattattttatgatgATGAGTTTTTGTTTCGGCTCAGTCCAATAAGGGCCGGGAGTCCATGTCACGGACTACCGATCCGACGGATCCTCGACCCTTGCACGCAAAAGTGACCCGCGCGTCACTTTCTCTCAATAAAGATTTAGACGACTGGTAAAAGCTTTTAAACAAACGGGTCTAAGTCAGATGGCCCACCCAAGTATAAGGTGTAAATAGAGAGGGACTTATCCTTCTCCCAAGGTACGTCATCTTTATTCTAATTAGCCACCTTATTATACGAACACTGACTTTAATTTAACATCAAAGTGTTCTTGCTTATAGATGGCCCCACCTACCGATCCACTAATGATCATGGCAGCACCTTTCATTGTACAGCTCGCGTTTAAGTCTGAATACCTCCCTATTTCTAGTTGTTGCTCTCGACCTGCCATCTAATTTATCCAAAATCTCACTACAAAAAATTCTGGTTAAAACGGCAGTTTTTTTGGGTGtttacggcggtttgaaccgccattattaccaagAATGGCGGTTTTAGAAAACAACGTAATTCTGGGCGACATTCcagttattacggcggtttttgaataggttaaaacggcggttcaaaaccACCGTTATTTccagggttaaaatggcggttcttggataggttaaaacggcagtttgaaccgccattattaccctgacagagtggcattttggttggttaaaatggctgttcaaaccgccgttatttctagggttaaaatggcagtttttggataggttaaaacggcggtttgaactaccattattaccctgacagagtggcattttggttggttaaaacggcatttttgaaccgccatttttaccttGACAGTAgcgttttggttggttaaaatggcatttttgaaccgccattttaTCCTGACAGTGAcattttttatcgtttaaaaaaataatttttactgttatttttatcgcgttaaataaataattttgtgattaaaatttcacaatagcAAAAAAGCATAATCCataaatgaaatattatataactcataaacaaaatattaatataatatataactttttattattgaaaatcaaaagtaataactccTATACAAAACCTTGTCTTACTAAACTTACCAAAATACAAACATTGCAATAAACACTAATCAGTCAAATCTACCATCCAGTTTCCTAAACtatgttaatatctaataatGTATTTAAACCATCTAATAAGTGCTGTTTTTACAACTTAGAATATGAATATACAAGACAAGTAGCTTAgctaagtgatgatgaataagatTTGGAGGCCAAAAGTTTCCTCCTTTtgtaattaactttaaaacaagTCCGCCTTAGTTTCTTAGTCTCTTGTGTGAGTTTCATTTCGGGAACTTGTTCCAACATCTTTGTTTCTTGCTCCATCTTGTAAGAAGAATCTGAGATAGAAAATGACTCAAGTTCAGAAAACGATCATATACTAaatgtatatgtatataaaaaagatGAAATACACTCTAATTATATATGGATATGAATGACATATGGaaagtagaaaaaaataattaagatatatatatatatatattgaagctAATTAAGCTTATATATTATTGATCTTTTGGGTATATCATTATAAGGTTCAGGGATGAGAGAAAATCCAAAGAACGAAAGCACAAAGGAAAAGCACAAAGGGTATGAGATGAATGGCATTTTCTCCTTGGGACTTATAATTAGACTTACCATTAATAAGATCGGTGATGCTCTCCTTTATTACTAAAATAGAGGAATAGGAACATGCTGCTCAATTTTCCACCAATTTAACTACTCCAAGCATAATGCACAATGCACAAAGATACTCCAAGCATAATGCACAAAGAGGAGAAAAACTTCAAATAGCCACAACTAAGCCATTGAGCCATTATGATTCTATTTGGCCTAATTTCCTTAAAGCTCAAGCTATTAGCTAAAGGCATATGATTTGTTTTATATCTTTATAAGTAATAAATTTAGATGGAGGAAATTTTTCACAGGATGCTGTGCGGTATACTACAATAGAAAACTTATAATGGCAGCAAGATAAttatatagaataaaaattttagaaacaagGTATGAGTCAAGCCACCAAACACATTATAAATTGACTAACAGTGATTTATTGATCTTCAATAAACTAGAGtacaaataaaaagtaaaaaccctTATGGATTGATTAAATAAGAAAAGAAGCATGTGGAGTTGAACGAGTTCTCACCCATTTGTAGAATTTGTCCTAATTGAATGATAGTTGCTTGGTGCAGGGACTCCATTAACAACATGACCTGATATGGCACCACCCATGGAATCAAGATGTTAAACGTGAAGCATTTACACTCTTTCCTTACTTGGCTTGTTACTATTATGTGTTTAACCCAATACCAGATTGTGTTCAAGCAAACACATGATAGAGAAGCTACTGTTATTTCACCAAACGTATTAGTTGCGTTAAAATCTCCTCATAATTTTGCCAAGTTATTCAGAACAGGATGAATAACCAGCTTATTCAATTCAAATAACAAAGTTCCATTTAGATTATGTCATTATTATGCAGTGATCAATATCCAAAGCTGAATAAGAAAGTTAATCAACCCAAAGCTAAAATTAACCATCACAGAGACAGAGGTGAAATTTTTTGAGGTTATGAGTTTCAGCCCCttcacaaaaacaaaaacaagaagtCAATCCATATGTGTGGTGAAAACTGAAAAGCAAAACTCTACCATCATCTCTAGCTCAATTATATCAGCAATCTCAGGATCAACTTCCTCAAGTGAAGCATTTAATTGCTTTGGCCACTACAAAGGCAAATCAATATAATACGATAGAAGTCTGATTTTTCTTCCTTTCtgcttgaaagttgaaacaatGTGTATATCTAGATATGCATAATATTAACTGTAATTATATAATAAGCTTACTGAAACTCGGGATTTTTCTTTGTCATAAACAGCTTCATCAAGTAAAGAGGACTACATTCAAAAGCAAGGAAAAGGAATGGCAAGTAGTTAATTAGTTAAGCAAGGGAAAGGAATGCAAATTGAAACCACCATCAGCACCACCACATATAACAATTAATTAAATAAGCATGAAATTAGTTGCTGCTACATGTGTTCTTATGATTTTAGTGACCTCAGTAACTAGTTTTGAGGCTACAATTTCATCATGCAGTGATGTAACTAAGAACCTAAAGCCTTGTGTGAGTTACTTGGTGAGTGGAATTGCTAAACCACCAGGACAATGTTGCTCTGGCATTAAAGCTCTTGCAGCTACTGCAGCAACCTCGGCTGATAAGAAAAATGCATGCTAATACtaaatttaaactaattatttcaaGGTCACAAGCACTATTTAAGTTCAGCATGTTAATACTCACCAGATGAATGAAAAGATGATGTCTATCTTCAAGTGGTTCTTATTTAAGTTGCTTCCATCTTCTAAATAGTTCCAAATCTATTTATCTTCATCACCTGCATATAAAACAACCTCATTGTTAACAACTTCATTGTTCTCTAAAGCAAATAACTTAACAAAGCACAAAAACAAGTTTCAAGCTAATAAAAGAATTTGTGATATACCTGCAAAAGAGATATGTCACATACAACAATGATTGAATAAatgcataaacaaaaaaaataagcatTCAAGCAATTCATCAAACACGTGCTATGCAAATCAGTAAAGCACCAACCAAGAACATATTTACAAATCAAAACCGCGAAGAGAATGAAAATTTGTATACACAGATGtaagaaaaaattgaagaaattaCATGAAGACCTTACCCCCAATTTCTGCtaacaaggaagaaaatcaaaacctaaaattacagaaatagAAGTAGTAACAATTTGCAAAACAAAATATGAGTAATTAAAAGAAGAGAATGTGAATTTGTATATAAACCTAATTCAACAAAGATGGAGAAGGAGAAGCTTCACAGAGGACAACATGGTGGAGCAGGAAAAATCACACAGCAGATCCATCAATTGAAGTGAAATATACCTTTGGTAGCACAGTGCACTGTGATCTAGTTCTTGTAGTATCAAAGGCATGAGAAGCCGTAGCAGCAACTAAAGCTGACAATCCAGTAGTAATACTAACAAATAAAGGAGACAAGGGACCAACTTCTTCATCTGAACTGAGTCAAGAGAAGCACATTTGAACAAAAAGGGTAACTAGATTAAATTA is a window from the Arachis hypogaea cultivar Tifrunner chromosome 17, arahy.Tifrunner.gnm2.J5K5, whole genome shotgun sequence genome containing:
- the LOC112767074 gene encoding phosphoglucan phosphatase LSF2, chloroplastic-like; the encoded protein is MRKKHKPSTSNTTAMKRMMRNPYEYHHNLGMNYTLITDNLIVGSQSQKPEDINHLKKEEGVTYILNLQQDKDVEYWGIDLKSIKRRCHKLDVRNMRRPAIYFDPNFLRNILPKAVSSLEWAISEGKGRVYVHCTVGLGRAPGVTIAYLF